In a single window of the Bacillota bacterium genome:
- a CDS encoding sigma 54-interacting transcriptional regulator: MRPRIGIVAPYQELANLCSSVCSELGEDAEVRSGDLSEGVAVAREMERAGAEVIISRGGTALAIERALEIPVVLIEVSPLDLLKALAQAKELGRSIGVVGFKNTVYGAEDIAEILDIDLVPIVLASEAEAESRVAHAVRAGLEVIVGDAVAARTAVGHGARSVLIRSGKDAIMRAIAEAKHVAAVRMRERERAQELRAILDFAHEGIIGLGPDGAIRVFNPVAERVFGMKAQEAMGRNISALIPDVSMDRLAAGDKAETGELSHIGETLIITTRVPIRVRNEVTGAVITFQDVTRIQQLEEKVRKELHTKGHTARYTFANIKTASAHVKELVERAKKFARVDSTVLITGETGTGKELFAQSIHNESARRGFPFVAINCAAVPESLLESELFGYEEGAFTGARRGGKQGLFEQAHRGTIFLDEIGEMSMPLQSRLLRVLEEREVMRVGGDRIIPVNVRIIAATHVDLKEAMARGEFREDLYYRLNKLSLRIPPLRERPEDIPVFASLFLEMLSERFGRPPQRISADGMRVLTAYSWPGNVRELRNIIERIVTSLDSETAGAKDIRALMHDEYTSPRRKGAEGVPAASEGTLAEMERQAIESALSEAGGNKREAARILGISRATLWRKLKTAQHE; this comes from the coding sequence ATGCGCCCGAGAATCGGAATAGTCGCCCCGTACCAGGAACTCGCTAACCTCTGCTCCTCGGTTTGCTCAGAACTGGGGGAGGACGCTGAGGTGCGGTCTGGAGACCTCTCGGAAGGTGTCGCAGTCGCCCGGGAGATGGAGCGGGCAGGGGCTGAGGTCATCATAAGTCGGGGGGGCACTGCCCTTGCCATTGAGCGTGCCCTCGAGATCCCGGTCGTTCTGATCGAGGTGAGCCCACTCGACCTTCTCAAAGCCCTTGCCCAGGCAAAGGAACTCGGGCGAAGCATAGGCGTTGTGGGCTTCAAGAACACCGTATACGGGGCAGAGGACATAGCAGAGATTCTCGATATTGATCTCGTTCCGATAGTCCTCGCAAGCGAGGCAGAGGCCGAATCCAGAGTTGCACACGCAGTTCGGGCGGGCCTGGAGGTCATTGTGGGCGACGCGGTGGCGGCCAGGACCGCCGTGGGCCATGGTGCCAGGAGTGTCCTGATCCGCTCGGGCAAGGATGCGATCATGAGGGCGATCGCCGAGGCGAAGCACGTGGCCGCAGTGCGCATGCGCGAGAGGGAGCGCGCTCAGGAACTCAGGGCGATTCTCGACTTCGCACACGAAGGCATCATAGGCCTTGGCCCGGATGGCGCGATCCGAGTATTCAACCCAGTGGCGGAGCGGGTGTTTGGGATGAAAGCTCAAGAGGCCATGGGCAGGAACATCTCCGCGCTCATCCCGGACGTTTCCATGGACAGGCTTGCGGCAGGGGACAAGGCCGAGACGGGAGAGCTCAGCCACATAGGGGAGACTCTCATCATTACTACAAGAGTCCCAATCAGGGTTAGGAACGAGGTCACAGGTGCGGTCATCACTTTCCAGGACGTTACAAGGATTCAACAACTTGAGGAGAAAGTCAGGAAAGAACTCCACACCAAAGGCCATACGGCACGCTACACTTTCGCCAACATCAAGACAGCGAGCGCTCATGTAAAAGAGCTTGTGGAGCGCGCGAAGAAGTTCGCCAGGGTGGATTCCACGGTCCTCATCACCGGGGAGACCGGGACAGGCAAGGAGCTGTTCGCTCAGAGCATCCACAATGAGAGCGCCCGCAGGGGTTTCCCTTTCGTCGCCATCAATTGCGCCGCGGTGCCGGAGAGTCTACTTGAGAGCGAGCTCTTCGGATACGAAGAGGGAGCGTTCACAGGCGCCCGGCGAGGGGGAAAGCAAGGTCTCTTCGAACAGGCCCACAGAGGGACGATATTCCTCGACGAGATCGGAGAGATGTCCATGCCCCTTCAGTCCCGCCTTTTGAGGGTCTTGGAGGAACGCGAAGTGATGCGGGTCGGGGGAGATCGCATCATACCCGTGAACGTCCGCATAATCGCCGCGACTCACGTGGACCTCAAGGAGGCCATGGCGCGCGGGGAATTCCGTGAGGACCTATACTACAGGTTGAACAAGCTCTCGCTGCGGATTCCGCCACTTCGGGAGAGGCCGGAGGACATCCCCGTCTTCGCCTCTCTGTTTCTTGAGATGCTCAGCGAGAGATTCGGTCGGCCCCCGCAGAGAATCAGCGCGGACGGAATGCGCGTTCTTACCGCATATTCATGGCCGGGGAATGTCCGAGAGCTTCGCAACATCATAGAGCGAATAGTCACGAGCCTCGATTCGGAGACCGCGGGGGCAAAGGACATCAGAGCGCTTATGCATGATGAGTATACAAGTCCCAGGCGCAAGGGAGCGGAAGGCGTGCCGGCAGCTTCAGAGGGCACTCTTGCCGAGATGGAACGACAGGCCATCGAGAGCGCTCTATCGGAGGCCGGCGGAAACAAGCGCGAGGCCGCAAGGATTCTGGGCATAAGCAGGGCAACGCTGTGGCGGAAACTGAAGACTGCGCAACATGAGTAA
- a CDS encoding D-aminoacylase: protein MVHCLDVLLVGGYVVDGTGVPWYRADVAVRDGVVVLIAPKIDLPAARTLDVHGMVVAPGFIDIHSHSDYSFFWDPDASQRITQGFTTEICGNCGVSAAPIRERRFSDLQLDLLSSVGVRENVTWCTFREYLQTAASQKMCTNVGVLIGYNTIREYVAGTQRELSTAERLEIMELVTDAMAAGALGVSSGLVYQPGNFASRDELTEACRIVARWGGVYATHTRGLRESFSTGVGEAIDIAQTARVPLEISHMVPQLGGWGQWREALDQVDEARARGVDVTFDTHLDTVGGNNVLATIPPQYKQDGVESLAARLSDPGFRSRLRRDMQDFLGPGTSGHLKHSRWDILRIGQAPYTPWAVGKSVEALSWAAGKDPWDVFFDLLEANGRGLYLTAVYVPEDAIRSALSHPASMVMTDASFAEAGPNCPFPRNFGTSGKLLGKYVREEGLLSLEEAVRKITSAPAARYGLWDRGVLRPGFAADVTVFDPATIAPTVTDEGCLAGCEYQNPRTVGVMHVLVNGEVVLEGGELTGARPGRLLLRRHT from the coding sequence ATGGTTCACTGCTTGGATGTGCTTCTCGTCGGGGGATACGTGGTGGACGGCACGGGGGTACCGTGGTACCGCGCTGACGTTGCGGTCAGAGACGGTGTGGTTGTTCTGATCGCACCCAAGATTGATCTGCCGGCAGCGCGGACTCTCGATGTCCACGGGATGGTGGTAGCTCCCGGCTTCATAGACATACACAGCCATTCAGACTACAGCTTCTTCTGGGATCCGGACGCCAGCCAGAGAATCACACAAGGATTCACAACCGAGATCTGTGGGAACTGCGGAGTATCTGCCGCTCCCATTCGCGAACGGCGGTTCTCCGATCTGCAATTGGACCTCCTAAGCAGTGTGGGCGTTCGCGAGAACGTTACCTGGTGTACATTCCGGGAGTATCTGCAAACCGCTGCGAGCCAGAAGATGTGCACGAATGTTGGAGTTCTCATCGGCTATAACACAATCCGTGAGTACGTAGCTGGAACCCAACGGGAGCTCTCCACTGCGGAACGCCTCGAAATCATGGAACTGGTGACTGACGCCATGGCTGCCGGTGCCCTCGGCGTCAGTTCAGGTCTCGTCTACCAACCAGGCAACTTCGCGTCTCGGGACGAGTTGACCGAGGCCTGCAGGATTGTTGCGAGGTGGGGAGGGGTATACGCGACTCACACCCGCGGTTTGCGGGAGAGTTTCTCGACCGGGGTGGGTGAAGCCATAGACATCGCACAGACTGCCCGCGTTCCTCTCGAGATCTCCCATATGGTCCCGCAGTTGGGCGGATGGGGCCAATGGAGAGAGGCCCTAGACCAGGTAGATGAGGCACGAGCGCGAGGCGTAGACGTCACCTTTGACACCCATCTGGACACGGTGGGCGGCAACAACGTGCTGGCGACAATACCGCCTCAGTACAAGCAAGACGGGGTCGAATCCCTTGCGGCAAGGCTCAGCGATCCAGGTTTCAGGAGCCGGCTGAGACGCGATATGCAGGATTTTCTGGGTCCGGGTACCTCAGGGCACCTGAAACACTCTAGATGGGACATCCTTCGGATCGGCCAGGCCCCTTACACGCCTTGGGCGGTTGGGAAGTCGGTGGAGGCTCTGTCTTGGGCAGCGGGAAAGGACCCGTGGGACGTTTTCTTCGATCTTCTGGAGGCCAATGGACGCGGGCTATATCTCACGGCGGTCTATGTTCCAGAGGATGCGATTCGGTCGGCCCTGTCCCATCCTGCTTCGATGGTAATGACGGACGCTTCCTTCGCTGAGGCCGGACCGAACTGCCCGTTTCCCCGGAACTTCGGGACTAGCGGGAAGCTTCTGGGGAAGTACGTTCGAGAAGAAGGTCTGCTTTCTCTGGAGGAAGCAGTGCGCAAGATCACATCGGCTCCGGCTGCCCGGTATGGATTGTGGGACAGGGGTGTCTTGAGGCCTGGGTTTGCCGCTGATGTCACGGTCTTCGATCCAGCAACCATAGCGCCCACTGTGACTGACGAAGGGTGCCTGGCTGGCTGTGAATACCAGAACCCCCGTACCGTCGGGGTGATGCACGTACTTGTTAACGGCGAGGTTGTATTGGAGGGCGGGGAGCTGACCGGAGCGCGGCCCGGCCGTCTTCTACTAAGACGACACACATAA
- the ltaE gene encoding low-specificity L-threonine aldolase: MVHLGNFIELRSDTCTLPTDEMREAMRSAEVGDDVFGEDPTINRLEALAAEKVGKEAALFLPSGTMGNLVAVMTHCRRGDEIVLEAESHIYYYEVGGLSAIAGVVPRLVPGKNGILNPDDVRKALRPRNIHYPPTTCITVENSHNRGGGTVTGIPVLEAIAEIARERGMTFHMDGARIFNAAIALGVDVREIAKHADSVMFCLSKGLSAPVGSMLAGTADFIERARKNRKMAGGGMRQAGVLAAAGIIALTKMVDRLAEDHDNAKEFARGLSEIPGVSIDLSTVQTNIVMFDIHRLGIGSEQFASELATHGVRVTTRPPFGIRAVANRHFQQEHIEPALKAVWAVCQAHL, from the coding sequence GTGGTACACTTGGGCAACTTCATAGAACTCCGGAGCGACACGTGCACGCTCCCCACTGACGAAATGCGGGAGGCGATGCGGTCCGCCGAGGTCGGGGACGACGTGTTCGGGGAGGACCCGACCATCAACAGGCTCGAAGCTCTGGCAGCTGAGAAAGTCGGAAAAGAGGCTGCCTTGTTCCTGCCTTCCGGGACCATGGGCAACCTGGTGGCGGTGATGACCCATTGCAGGCGTGGCGATGAGATAGTATTGGAAGCGGAATCTCATATCTACTACTACGAGGTGGGCGGGCTGTCGGCCATTGCCGGAGTCGTGCCGCGGCTAGTGCCGGGCAAGAACGGAATCCTGAACCCCGACGACGTCAGAAAGGCACTCCGCCCGAGGAACATTCACTATCCCCCTACCACGTGCATCACCGTGGAGAACTCGCACAACCGCGGAGGCGGCACAGTGACCGGCATTCCGGTTCTCGAGGCCATCGCCGAGATCGCACGCGAGCGAGGCATGACGTTCCACATGGACGGGGCGAGGATCTTCAACGCCGCGATCGCCCTTGGAGTCGATGTCCGGGAAATCGCAAAACACGCGGACTCGGTCATGTTCTGCCTCTCCAAAGGGCTCTCGGCCCCGGTAGGGTCCATGCTTGCTGGAACTGCCGACTTCATCGAGCGCGCCAGGAAGAACCGGAAGATGGCAGGAGGCGGGATGCGGCAGGCCGGGGTGCTTGCGGCGGCAGGAATAATCGCACTCACGAAGATGGTGGACCGGCTGGCCGAGGACCATGACAATGCGAAAGAGTTTGCCCGGGGGCTTTCCGAGATCCCTGGCGTGTCCATAGACCTTTCGACTGTCCAGACGAACATCGTGATGTTCGATATCCACAGGCTCGGCATCGGCTCCGAGCAGTTTGCCTCTGAACTCGCAACTCATGGAGTCCGGGTGACGACGAGGCCACCGTTCGGAATCCGCGCCGTGGCAAACAGGCACTTCCAACAGGAGCACATTGAACCGGCTCTGAAAGCGGTGTGGGCGGTGTGCCAGGCGCACCTTTAG
- a CDS encoding M24 family metallopeptidase, translating into MYSCAQTVERMTGLSQKGTMETPTQDHDRRHVLPYVLSHGGRNYFLVRQIEAGNLSAVDFSTMPAVFFNPYFLPGRSQEAFRTVTDAVRAIVGDEKVTCDAEMPASIYTQLRAELVVDVDRAPEMPVRTMRTTRTDVLRRFNHHRNEVAAVARRLTSGHPDENRLAEWYEERPDKRFELLDSMASERGVDALLGTWVADFQELSGFPGTLASERGFAVLYLTGSDEVWLIIPSSVAFAEGSDSRDYPGLSAALRDIVPTGTVGYEADTIGASALLDMEDRGIRLAPAGDLMQDWREEKAFLDIPYFVVAAMASRYAVDGAADFATKAIRAGVEVTERDVDRVYLGLLSDFAKRERLPVTLEFYFTGNHTGARTIFPARPGNHLLSRRSNSLKIDAGVFVVDDGLFHACSDIARTVTTTEAAAHVADAMEEVMLLETIPSIRPGMTGAEIHHMGVGQMASRNSTFSQTGYMPPGFDWATDYPRDIGHVIERQESNTFGFKPGISRPVHHGMVACVEFHCAYEDHAITCEDTFVVDDQGSIVISRGPCEFGPEGEVSRRHSFRA; encoded by the coding sequence ATGTATTCGTGCGCGCAGACAGTCGAACGGATGACCGGGCTCAGTCAGAAAGGAACCATGGAAACCCCGACCCAGGATCATGATAGAAGGCACGTCCTGCCTTACGTCCTGTCGCACGGTGGGCGTAACTACTTTTTGGTCAGACAAATCGAGGCCGGCAACCTGTCAGCAGTGGACTTCAGTACGATGCCGGCAGTCTTCTTCAACCCATACTTCCTGCCTGGCCGCTCTCAAGAGGCGTTCCGGACGGTCACGGACGCGGTTCGTGCCATCGTGGGCGATGAGAAGGTCACATGCGATGCCGAGATGCCCGCTTCCATCTACACACAGCTGCGAGCGGAACTTGTGGTCGACGTGGACCGTGCACCGGAGATGCCTGTGCGTACCATGAGGACCACGCGAACGGACGTGCTCCGCCGTTTCAATCATCACAGAAACGAAGTCGCGGCAGTCGCAAGGAGACTCACTTCGGGCCATCCCGATGAAAACCGTCTAGCCGAGTGGTACGAGGAACGCCCCGACAAGCGCTTCGAGTTGCTGGATTCGATGGCATCCGAGCGTGGAGTGGATGCGCTCCTGGGCACTTGGGTCGCCGATTTCCAGGAGCTTTCCGGGTTCCCCGGGACTCTCGCGTCTGAGCGGGGGTTCGCGGTTCTCTACCTGACGGGATCAGACGAGGTGTGGCTGATCATCCCATCCTCCGTGGCGTTTGCGGAAGGATCGGATTCCCGGGACTACCCCGGCCTCTCAGCCGCGCTGCGTGACATTGTCCCTACAGGGACCGTGGGGTACGAGGCTGACACAATCGGGGCCTCGGCTCTCCTGGACATGGAGGACCGGGGAATCCGACTGGCGCCTGCGGGAGACCTTATGCAGGATTGGCGCGAAGAGAAGGCCTTCTTGGACATCCCCTACTTCGTAGTTGCGGCGATGGCATCACGGTATGCGGTTGACGGTGCTGCGGACTTCGCGACCAAGGCCATAAGGGCCGGCGTGGAGGTCACCGAGCGCGATGTGGACAGAGTATACCTCGGCCTTCTCTCAGACTTCGCGAAGCGTGAACGCCTCCCGGTGACGCTCGAGTTCTATTTCACAGGGAATCACACCGGGGCGAGAACGATCTTTCCTGCCCGTCCCGGCAATCACCTGCTATCACGTCGTTCAAACTCCTTGAAGATAGATGCAGGGGTCTTCGTAGTGGACGACGGTCTATTCCATGCGTGTAGCGACATAGCGCGAACCGTGACTACTACCGAGGCTGCCGCGCATGTGGCGGATGCCATGGAAGAAGTGATGCTTCTGGAGACGATTCCGTCGATTCGACCTGGAATGACCGGGGCGGAGATCCACCACATGGGTGTTGGTCAGATGGCGTCCAGGAACTCCACCTTCTCGCAGACGGGGTACATGCCCCCTGGATTCGATTGGGCGACTGACTATCCGCGTGATATCGGGCATGTCATCGAGAGGCAGGAGTCGAACACCTTCGGGTTCAAGCCGGGAATCTCTCGCCCGGTTCATCATGGGATGGTAGCATGTGTCGAATTTCACTGCGCATATGAAGACCATGCGATTACCTGCGAAGATACGTTCGTCGTGGATGATCAGGGATCGATCGTCATTAGTCGCGGGCCTTGCGAGTTTGGCCCAGAAGGGGAGGTGAGCAGACGGCACTCGTTTCGGGCCTAG
- a CDS encoding aminotransferase class I/II-fold pyridoxal phosphate-dependent enzyme: MSRIVDLRSDTITLPSEEMRDAMRSAVIGDDYYGDDPTVQELETLAAKKLGKEAGLFVTSGTMGNLVSILASTQRGDGIIVEADAHVYRCETGHLAAVAGVLAKRVKGHAGMFKLEDLEAALFADGVLYPPNKLLCVENTHNAAGGTCISVAHMEELRRFADAHGMLIHVDGARIFNAAIALGVPAKDLAKDADSLTFCLSKGLACPFGSLIVGDADFIRRCRKMRQMVGGGMRQAGVMAAAGIVALNKMVDRLAEDHENARVLAESLVALGLDIDLSLVQTNMVFVNAANVPGGADALVARMKENGVIVNAPSRGRFRMVTHYGITRHDIEMAIEAVKRALH; encoded by the coding sequence ATGTCAAGGATTGTCGACCTGAGAAGTGACACCATCACACTGCCCAGCGAGGAAATGCGGGACGCCATGAGGAGCGCCGTCATAGGTGACGATTACTACGGGGATGACCCGACGGTCCAGGAGCTGGAGACCCTGGCCGCCAAGAAGCTCGGCAAAGAAGCGGGGCTCTTCGTCACGTCCGGGACGATGGGAAACCTCGTATCCATCCTTGCATCCACCCAGCGAGGTGACGGAATCATCGTCGAGGCCGACGCCCACGTTTACCGGTGCGAGACTGGGCACCTGGCCGCCGTGGCGGGCGTCCTGGCAAAGCGGGTCAAAGGTCACGCGGGCATGTTCAAGCTTGAGGATCTGGAGGCCGCACTCTTTGCTGACGGTGTTCTCTACCCGCCCAACAAGCTGCTCTGTGTGGAGAACACTCACAACGCAGCAGGCGGCACATGCATATCCGTGGCCCACATGGAGGAATTGCGGAGGTTCGCGGACGCCCATGGAATGTTGATCCACGTAGATGGAGCGAGGATCTTCAACGCCGCAATCGCGCTTGGGGTCCCTGCAAAGGATCTTGCCAAAGACGCTGACTCACTCACTTTCTGCCTCTCCAAAGGGCTCGCCTGCCCCTTCGGCTCACTCATAGTCGGAGACGCCGATTTCATCAGGAGATGCCGCAAAATGCGGCAGATGGTGGGGGGAGGCATGAGGCAGGCGGGGGTTATGGCAGCCGCCGGCATCGTGGCCCTGAACAAGATGGTCGACAGGCTCGCGGAAGACCACGAGAATGCGAGGGTGTTGGCTGAGAGCCTGGTGGCCCTCGGGTTGGACATCGACCTTTCGCTGGTCCAGACAAACATGGTCTTCGTCAACGCGGCGAATGTTCCCGGAGGAGCGGACGCCCTAGTAGCTAGAATGAAGGAGAACGGTGTGATAGTGAACGCACCCAGTCGGGGCCGGTTCAGGATGGTTACGCACTACGGCATAACCCGTCATGACATCGAGATGGCCATAGAGGCCGTGAAACGTGCGCTTCACTAA
- the lipB gene encoding lipoyl(octanoyl) transferase LipB, with translation MERTLKVLNLPLTPYREAWALQHALLELRAKDEVPNALILLEHPPVITMGRRSSADHILAPRDVLAHMGIEVIEVERGGDVTFHGPGQLVGYPIVDLRAAGLGGVDLLRRIEEAIIGVLAGFGVSASTVPGLTGVWVGAQKIAAIGVGVKRGVSYHGFAMNVTTDLSYFDLIVPCGIRDRGVTSLARELPSAAGRVPAGAETPREGAASVQTGPAASTSTPAGPHEPPRSHVSVECVRPVVASTLARALGLALDPAGPVSDPSAIHPSLSPTAVRQPTRPAGPSEEAPRENA, from the coding sequence GTGGAACGAACCCTCAAAGTCCTGAACCTGCCACTGACCCCATACCGGGAGGCATGGGCCCTCCAACATGCGCTTCTCGAGCTCCGTGCCAAGGATGAGGTACCCAATGCCCTCATCCTCCTCGAGCATCCCCCGGTGATCACCATGGGCAGGCGGTCATCCGCAGACCACATCCTGGCCCCGCGTGACGTGCTTGCCCATATGGGCATTGAAGTGATCGAGGTCGAGCGGGGCGGGGACGTCACCTTCCATGGGCCTGGGCAGCTGGTCGGCTACCCCATCGTCGACCTGCGTGCAGCCGGCCTGGGAGGAGTGGACCTCCTACGCAGGATCGAGGAGGCCATCATCGGCGTGCTCGCGGGCTTCGGCGTTTCGGCCTCGACTGTCCCGGGCCTGACCGGGGTGTGGGTCGGGGCGCAAAAGATCGCGGCGATTGGCGTCGGGGTGAAGCGCGGCGTGTCCTACCACGGTTTCGCCATGAATGTCACGACAGACCTCTCATACTTCGACCTCATCGTCCCCTGCGGCATCAGGGATCGGGGCGTGACATCGCTTGCCCGGGAGTTGCCGTCGGCCGCCGGCAGGGTCCCGGCGGGCGCCGAGACGCCAAGAGAAGGCGCTGCCTCAGTCCAAACGGGGCCCGCGGCCAGCACCAGTACTCCAGCCGGGCCACACGAGCCTCCCCGGTCACACGTATCCGTCGAATGCGTAAGGCCGGTCGTCGCATCGACCCTTGCCCGGGCGTTAGGCTTGGCACTCGATCCCGCCGGGCCCGTTTCGGACCCGTCCGCCATCCATCCTTCGCTCTCCCCCACGGCCGTCCGACAGCCCACACGGCCCGCCGGGCCCAGCGAAGAGGCACCCCGCGAAAATGCCTAA
- a CDS encoding ABC transporter substrate-binding protein, with protein MKLRGMIGAITVLLLCMTPVLAQEEPVKIGIVANLTGAAAMTGNYIKTGVDMAIEEINAAGGIRGRRVVYIAE; from the coding sequence TTGAAACTACGTGGAATGATTGGTGCGATCACAGTGCTGTTGTTGTGCATGACACCAGTCCTCGCCCAGGAAGAGCCAGTCAAGATCGGCATAGTAGCGAACCTCACCGGCGCCGCTGCCATGACCGGGAACTACATCAAGACCGGAGTGGACATGGCTATCGAGGAGATTAATGCGGCGGGAGGGATTAGGGGCAGAAGAGTTGTCTACATAGCTGAA